In Anaerolineae bacterium, the following are encoded in one genomic region:
- a CDS encoding LysM peptidoglycan-binding domain-containing protein: MSDRRFSGIRVFTAAILLVTSLLAGGLPGVVRPVEAQELLTNGDFEQAHGDGISLTAPPGWGVWSNQTSGLVGRQLRVGQEVVSSAGIYQGSGSFDAYKGWATYTISLYQTVSGIQPGSRVRLSAFGRIWSCDSDPNAATDPCITGDGNVVPQTDSGAVFRVGIDPAGNNDPNAAGIVWSGTTAPYTAFQQMVVEAAAAADRVTVVLNASMQVPKRHQHVFWDAASLTLVSGSASTGTGTTGGAAVSAVAPEVVPQGQREDGSIVHVVRSGDTLAAIAVAYNVPIPDLLELNGMTMEQARFIQPGQELIIKRGTTQPTTASETDAGESATEGEPPAEAPAGDQKPIEEYESAPVAAADLPVMQMAAPVITGQVCSLLFDDGNANRLREGGENLLADGQIVLTQGGATVSAYTTDGTSEPYCFSDLTPGTYLLVLTPPNGYGATTPDTYTVTVQPGRTVQVAFGAAAGFVPPAAQPALVSNVLGEMTTQVKDSRTGWLDMLRDYSGVIVLGLAGVVLVGGGGLLALLRKR, encoded by the coding sequence ATGAGCGATCGTCGGTTTTCTGGTATTCGCGTTTTCACAGCAGCCATCCTGCTGGTGACCAGCCTGCTGGCTGGTGGTTTGCCCGGTGTTGTGAGGCCTGTCGAGGCGCAGGAACTGCTTACGAACGGCGATTTCGAACAGGCACACGGTGATGGCATCTCGTTGACAGCGCCACCCGGCTGGGGAGTGTGGTCCAATCAGACGAGCGGCCTGGTCGGGCGGCAGCTACGGGTCGGGCAGGAGGTAGTGTCCAGCGCCGGAATCTACCAGGGCAGCGGGTCGTTTGACGCCTATAAGGGCTGGGCAACGTACACGATTTCGCTCTACCAGACGGTGAGCGGCATACAGCCGGGTAGCCGGGTGCGCCTGAGCGCGTTTGGGCGCATCTGGAGCTGCGACAGCGATCCGAACGCCGCCACCGATCCCTGCATTACAGGCGATGGCAACGTGGTTCCGCAGACGGATTCAGGGGCGGTCTTTCGGGTTGGCATCGATCCGGCGGGCAACAATGATCCGAATGCGGCAGGTATCGTGTGGTCGGGTACCACCGCGCCATATACAGCATTCCAGCAGATGGTAGTTGAGGCTGCCGCGGCGGCTGACCGGGTGACTGTCGTGCTTAACGCTTCCATGCAGGTGCCAAAGCGACATCAACACGTGTTCTGGGATGCGGCTTCTCTGACCCTGGTGAGCGGCTCAGCCTCGACCGGGACGGGCACGACCGGCGGCGCAGCGGTCTCAGCAGTGGCACCGGAGGTGGTTCCGCAGGGGCAGCGCGAGGATGGCTCGATTGTCCATGTCGTTCGCAGCGGTGACACGCTGGCGGCGATTGCTGTTGCCTACAATGTGCCTATCCCGGACCTGCTGGAACTGAACGGCATGACCATGGAACAGGCCCGGTTCATTCAGCCCGGTCAGGAACTGATCATTAAACGTGGCACCACGCAACCAACCACGGCCTCCGAAACCGACGCGGGAGAGTCTGCAACGGAGGGGGAACCCCCTGCGGAGGCCCCCGCTGGCGATCAGAAGCCTATAGAGGAATATGAGAGCGCGCCAGTGGCGGCGGCTGATCTGCCGGTGATGCAGATGGCGGCGCCGGTCATAACCGGCCAGGTGTGCAGCCTGCTGTTCGATGATGGGAATGCGAACCGTCTGCGCGAGGGCGGAGAGAACCTCCTTGCTGATGGTCAGATCGTGCTGACGCAGGGCGGCGCGACAGTGAGCGCCTATACCACTGACGGCACCAGTGAGCCGTACTGCTTCTCTGACCTGACGCCGGGCACTTACCTGCTAGTGCTGACGCCTCCAAACGGCTACGGGGCAACAACGCCGGACACCTATACTGTAACTGTTCAGCCAGGCAGAACCGTGCAGGTAGCCTTTGGAGCTGCTGCCGGGTTTGTGCCACCGGCGGCGCAGCCGGCGTTGGTCAGCAACGTGCTTGGCGAGATGACTACCCAGGTGAAAGATAGCCGCACCGGCTGGCTCGACATGCTGCGTGACTATAGCGGCGTGATCGTGCTGGGACTGGCAGGTGTTGTGTTGGTCGGCGGCGGTGGGTTGCTGGCGCTGCTGCGCAAGCGCTGA
- a CDS encoding DUF2723 domain-containing protein, whose protein sequence is MKTLRGTFQSASQRPAVRRGWKVLIDLLPALFFCRISAEFLFPSLPVAVLIGLVIGAVITAAARRLRLVNAAVLLLLPAVLWPYQDPALVLTCGILASVSAIYLRWPAGHALLDILPLLLGLLLYGATMAPGVQPADGGEFQLVLAKWGVAHPPGYPLYTILGGGFVRLLPFGDVAWRVNLFSAVTAALTLLVVAQAIRRETGNRWAGLAAAATLGTAVTFWTTATQASIRPMTALFATLMIATTLDYRRAVYNDEESAARQALLRFGLAAGFGVTHHISLLFAGSMLALAIIAVQPTLIRDVRHWAPALLAALAGATPWLYLLIRGAAGALFAPDNLTTWQGFWQHVLATGFGGDMLYYRSWPEVLERLRLIGQVIDFQWGELSLILAAFGFVMMLWRDRWLALTLGSAFALHSLISATYRAPQTVEYMIPAYVCLAAAVGWVTGVASSGFRSANRTAALLTALAITGAFQSGWPTWISLRIAQERDHTAGDARAILATAPPGSVILANWHHATPLWYVQSLESMRPDVEVRYVAPAGAEPILDTWLRLIREESAKRSVVTCSYYPETFRHVSLPFSALGTCWQVGSFVSPPAATALARFADYTLLDAHFPASASAGDRMVVALDWRLPRSVPYGELTSFVHLVDSTGVLLAGDDQPFLAGDGDNAIFITQNYTLHLPRTLPPGTYRLMAGLYRPASDGLQIFRNEEGQPQVTLGWITVGLAGVPPVTTRESYIPFDARLQLKGYDYDLSVPGRARLYLHWAVTEASSNDTWNITVLGAAHELASQSITLTGSGYLTTAHDIPDTEAVRGLWLSVARNGQPLAVHGVLNLPLGQTVALAGPRQGERFVSIGEMVLSSLDTVALSGTGQAVAVSMTMRSSITLDRDMTFKLACGTLAAVNTPPAGGTIPTLKWGWGSTVTSWLNVPCPAEQTASEPLTLTVYDAFTSEVWPILDPALGQQGASLILSR, encoded by the coding sequence ATGAAAACCCTGCGCGGGACCTTCCAGTCAGCCTCTCAGCGACCCGCTGTCCGGCGTGGCTGGAAGGTCCTGATCGATCTGCTTCCGGCGCTCTTTTTCTGCCGGATCAGTGCCGAATTTCTCTTTCCCAGCCTGCCCGTGGCCGTGCTGATCGGCCTGGTAATCGGCGCGGTGATCACTGCCGCAGCTCGCCGTCTACGGCTGGTTAACGCGGCGGTTCTGCTCCTGTTGCCCGCGGTTCTGTGGCCGTACCAGGACCCGGCTCTGGTGCTCACCTGTGGAATTCTTGCCAGCGTGTCCGCGATCTACCTGCGCTGGCCCGCCGGTCACGCTCTACTGGACATCCTTCCCCTGCTCCTGGGTTTGCTGCTCTATGGGGCCACGATGGCGCCAGGCGTCCAGCCAGCCGATGGCGGCGAATTTCAGCTGGTGCTGGCCAAGTGGGGGGTGGCTCATCCGCCCGGCTACCCGCTCTACACCATCCTAGGAGGCGGTTTCGTGCGGTTGCTGCCCTTTGGGGATGTTGCCTGGCGGGTCAATCTCTTCTCCGCGGTGACAGCAGCCCTGACCCTCCTGGTGGTAGCGCAGGCCATCCGGCGGGAAACGGGCAATCGCTGGGCCGGTCTGGCGGCAGCAGCCACGCTGGGAACCGCTGTCACTTTCTGGACGACCGCCACGCAGGCCAGCATCCGGCCCATGACGGCCCTGTTTGCCACACTGATGATCGCCACAACGCTGGACTACCGCCGCGCCGTGTATAACGATGAAGAGTCAGCGGCCCGGCAGGCGCTTTTACGCTTTGGGTTGGCGGCCGGTTTTGGCGTGACCCATCACATATCCCTGCTGTTTGCGGGGAGTATGTTGGCTCTGGCCATCATCGCCGTACAACCGACGCTGATCCGCGATGTGCGCCACTGGGCACCTGCGCTGCTGGCGGCCCTGGCCGGAGCAACACCCTGGCTATACCTGCTCATTCGCGGCGCCGCCGGAGCGCTGTTCGCGCCAGACAATCTGACCACATGGCAGGGGTTCTGGCAGCATGTGCTGGCTACAGGATTTGGCGGTGACATGCTTTACTACCGGTCATGGCCCGAAGTGCTGGAACGGCTGCGCCTGATCGGGCAGGTAATTGATTTCCAGTGGGGTGAGTTGAGTCTCATTCTGGCCGCGTTTGGCTTTGTAATGATGCTCTGGCGCGACCGCTGGCTGGCGTTGACCCTGGGCAGTGCGTTCGCTTTACACAGTCTGATCAGCGCCACCTACCGCGCCCCCCAGACCGTTGAATACATGATTCCCGCTTATGTCTGCTTGGCCGCAGCCGTCGGCTGGGTCACCGGCGTGGCAAGTTCGGGCTTCCGCTCCGCCAATCGCACCGCTGCCCTGCTGACCGCGCTGGCAATAACCGGGGCGTTTCAGTCTGGCTGGCCAACCTGGATCAGTCTGCGAATAGCTCAGGAACGTGACCACACTGCTGGCGACGCTCGCGCCATCCTGGCAACCGCCCCTCCAGGTAGTGTCATCCTGGCTAACTGGCATCACGCCACCCCGTTGTGGTACGTGCAGTCCCTGGAATCGATGCGACCCGATGTTGAGGTCAGATATGTGGCTCCTGCCGGCGCTGAGCCGATTCTGGATACCTGGCTGAGGTTGATTAGAGAGGAAAGCGCCAAGCGATCCGTCGTCACGTGTTCCTACTATCCAGAGACGTTTCGGCATGTCAGCCTGCCATTCAGCGCCCTGGGCACCTGCTGGCAGGTAGGATCGTTTGTCTCCCCGCCGGCAGCAACGGCTCTAGCCCGCTTTGCGGACTATACTCTGCTGGATGCCCATTTCCCGGCTTCAGCCTCCGCTGGCGATCGTATGGTTGTGGCTCTGGACTGGCGGCTTCCGCGATCGGTTCCATATGGAGAACTGACTTCGTTCGTTCATCTGGTGGATAGCACCGGTGTGTTGTTGGCAGGAGATGATCAGCCATTCCTGGCCGGAGACGGGGACAATGCAATATTCATCACTCAGAACTACACGCTTCATTTGCCGAGGACGCTCCCGCCGGGAACCTATCGGTTGATGGCGGGCCTTTACCGCCCGGCATCTGATGGCCTGCAAATCTTTCGGAACGAGGAAGGTCAACCTCAGGTGACTTTAGGCTGGATCACCGTCGGGCTGGCTGGTGTGCCGCCGGTTACCACCAGGGAGTCGTATATTCCCTTTGACGCTCGGCTGCAACTGAAAGGCTACGACTACGATCTTTCAGTGCCCGGACGTGCACGGCTATACCTGCACTGGGCAGTGACAGAAGCGTCTTCCAATGACACCTGGAACATCACGGTTCTGGGCGCGGCGCATGAACTGGCCAGCCAGTCAATCACACTGACAGGCAGTGGCTATCTGACGACTGCCCACGATATTCCGGATACCGAAGCTGTGCGCGGATTATGGCTCAGCGTTGCCCGCAATGGTCAACCGCTTGCTGTGCATGGTGTGCTAAACCTGCCTCTGGGACAAACTGTGGCGCTGGCTGGCCCTCGACAGGGAGAGCGCTTTGTCTCGATTGGTGAGATGGTGCTGAGTAGTCTTGATACAGTGGCTTTGTCTGGGACCGGGCAGGCTGTAGCTGTTAGCATGACTATGCGAAGTTCTATCACGCTCGACCGGGATATGACCTTCAAACTGGCCTGCGGCACGCTCGCTGCAGTCAATACACCGCCAGCAGGCGGCACCATCCCCACCCTCAAGTGGGGGTGGGGATCGACGGTTACCAGCTGGCTGAACGTGCCCTGCCCTGCTGAACAAACGGCTTCAGAGCCGCTCACCCTGACAGTCTACGATGCCTTCACTAGCGAAGTCTGGCCGATCCTGGATCCGGCGCTCGGCCAGCAGGGAGCATCACTCATCCTCAGCCGCTGA
- a CDS encoding cellulase family glycosylhydrolase, which translates to MSKRTVTSLLLFVAMVFLASCARPTPIPIYVTPTPAGPTAVPTVTTEATQTSTATPTAASPTPSPLPPTPADGTVYGPVIPPGYTLPPTTTPRPTDTPAPGTTTVTPTPSITPTPPPGLDPMRIGVQIHPRITREDWEQMMHWAAELKVGWIKVQFAWDEMEPDGAGIQSEYWRQLELYMQDALNRKFQVMVSITKAPDWARPTTEENGPPSNPQALVDFINHILSRFGPAIHAIEVWNEPNLKREWTGAPMNGREYMRYFDAAYRAITTWSQQNSHPITVVTAGLAPTGNSEWSVDDRVFLQQMYQAGLANYQGVAIGIHPYAWGNAPSERCCNNVEGRSWDDDPHFFFLDTIEAYRQIMLQYGDADAQLWTTEFGWATYDGFGVEPPQPFFAYVNEQLQAQYTIEALDIIQNSGNYDYMGPMMLWNLNFATLPDTVARREEQAGYSLLRPDFSRRPVYAALYAALNR; encoded by the coding sequence ATGTCCAAACGAACCGTTACCTCACTACTGCTGTTTGTTGCGATGGTGTTCCTGGCCTCCTGTGCCAGGCCGACACCCATCCCGATCTACGTCACGCCAACGCCTGCCGGCCCTACGGCAGTGCCTACGGTCACTACCGAGGCAACTCAGACCTCTACAGCGACGCCCACGGCGGCCTCACCGACGCCGTCGCCCCTGCCCCCCACGCCGGCTGACGGCACCGTCTACGGCCCGGTCATTCCGCCGGGCTACACCCTGCCGCCAACAACCACACCGCGGCCTACAGATACGCCTGCTCCCGGCACAACAACCGTAACGCCAACACCATCGATCACGCCAACGCCACCACCCGGCCTTGACCCGATGCGGATAGGCGTTCAGATTCACCCGCGCATCACCAGGGAAGACTGGGAACAGATGATGCACTGGGCCGCGGAACTCAAGGTCGGCTGGATCAAAGTGCAGTTCGCCTGGGACGAAATGGAACCGGACGGCGCTGGCATTCAGTCTGAGTACTGGCGTCAACTTGAGCTTTACATGCAAGATGCGCTGAACCGCAAGTTCCAGGTCATGGTCAGCATCACCAAAGCGCCGGACTGGGCTAGGCCCACAACGGAGGAAAATGGCCCGCCCAGCAACCCGCAGGCCCTTGTGGATTTCATCAACCACATCCTGAGCAGATTCGGCCCCGCCATCCACGCCATTGAGGTCTGGAACGAGCCCAATCTCAAGCGCGAATGGACCGGCGCACCCATGAATGGCCGGGAATACATGCGTTACTTCGACGCCGCTTACCGCGCCATCACCACCTGGAGCCAGCAGAATAGCCACCCGATCACCGTGGTGACGGCGGGCCTTGCCCCAACCGGCAATTCCGAATGGTCGGTTGACGACCGGGTATTCCTCCAGCAGATGTACCAGGCCGGTCTGGCTAACTACCAGGGCGTGGCCATTGGCATCCACCCTTACGCCTGGGGCAACGCCCCCAGCGAACGATGCTGTAATAACGTGGAAGGCCGCAGCTGGGATGATGACCCGCACTTCTTCTTCCTGGACACCATCGAAGCCTACCGGCAGATCATGCTCCAGTATGGCGATGCGGACGCCCAGCTGTGGACAACCGAGTTTGGCTGGGCAACCTATGACGGCTTCGGTGTGGAACCGCCCCAGCCCTTCTTCGCTTACGTCAACGAGCAACTCCAGGCACAATACACCATCGAAGCGCTGGATATCATCCAGAACTCCGGCAACTACGATTATATGGGGCCGATGATGCTCTGGAATCTGAACTTTGCCACCCTACCCGACACCGTCGCCCGGCGGGAGGAGCAGGCGGGCTACAGCCTGCTGCGGCCTGATTTCAGCCGCCGGCCTGTTTATGCGGCCCTGTACGCAGCCCTGAACAGGTAG
- a CDS encoding SH3 domain-containing protein yields MGIRRPGLVAVLIMMVLVGGLPLPAVLAMDGYGPLPVGSDQQLAQPIVIVNTAFLNVRSGPGAIYSIIGTLPGGVELGVIGRNRDSSWWQVQSVFGIGWVAAEFVIPRGDFRAVPVVQATGTLTQPRAAVVGNPVKVYVTPDSSAALLGLALLGSELPISGKSADGVWWQVETNVGLGWVMQEDVALRGDASVVPVVSAQPLPGITAPTGGQTAGAYGRPIALHYGEGDMQIKRSPDPDAEGVGVLRSGDRVEVLDYSDDGEWVLILYMGDRLGWIRADSVAISDPTDWRTQVWFDGPGVLDLKEQPTLASRTLAMVPENQRLVVVNDADGGWLQVAYGNSVGWVPSWTIEIIRNGPRTAPAGATTGAQLSGNIAQPSAATLLPAPQPEPVRSYVIVNTSYLNIRSGPGANYTVVATVPGGTELDITASTPDRIWFQVRGAFGTGWVNSEFVIFRGVFANVPILRYAEVAGETTGAEVIVSSPVNVYMGRGVDSGVLGIAPLGLTLPVIGRTLDGSWLQVQTALGPGWVLASTVTVRGNIGQVPIVS; encoded by the coding sequence ATGGGCATTCGTAGACCTGGTCTGGTGGCCGTTCTGATCATGATGGTGCTCGTGGGTGGGCTTCCCCTGCCTGCCGTTCTGGCGATGGATGGCTATGGTCCGCTGCCTGTGGGAAGCGACCAGCAACTGGCCCAGCCAATTGTCATCGTGAATACCGCCTTCCTCAATGTTCGCAGTGGCCCCGGCGCGATCTATTCCATTATCGGCACGTTGCCGGGCGGCGTGGAACTGGGGGTCATCGGGCGCAACCGGGACTCTTCCTGGTGGCAGGTGCAGTCAGTGTTCGGGATTGGGTGGGTCGCCGCTGAATTTGTGATTCCTCGCGGTGACTTCCGCGCTGTCCCTGTGGTGCAGGCCACAGGGACGCTGACCCAGCCACGGGCGGCGGTGGTGGGCAACCCGGTAAAGGTCTATGTGACCCCTGATAGCAGCGCCGCGTTGCTGGGACTGGCCCTGCTAGGTTCGGAACTACCGATCTCAGGGAAATCCGCCGACGGTGTCTGGTGGCAGGTTGAAACGAATGTTGGCTTGGGGTGGGTCATGCAGGAAGATGTGGCGCTGCGTGGCGACGCTAGCGTTGTGCCGGTTGTTTCGGCCCAGCCGCTGCCGGGTATCACCGCACCAACCGGTGGCCAGACTGCTGGTGCGTATGGGCGGCCGATTGCCCTGCATTATGGCGAAGGCGATATGCAGATCAAACGCTCTCCGGATCCGGATGCTGAGGGCGTCGGTGTGCTACGCTCCGGCGATCGCGTGGAGGTTCTGGACTACAGCGATGATGGCGAATGGGTACTGATCCTGTATATGGGCGATCGCCTGGGGTGGATACGGGCTGACTCGGTTGCCATCTCTGATCCGACCGACTGGCGCACGCAGGTGTGGTTTGATGGGCCGGGCGTGCTGGACCTGAAGGAACAGCCAACGCTGGCCTCTCGAACGCTGGCCATGGTTCCGGAGAACCAGCGGCTGGTCGTGGTCAATGATGCAGACGGCGGCTGGTTGCAGGTTGCCTACGGTAACAGCGTTGGCTGGGTACCCTCCTGGACGATTGAGATCATCCGCAATGGCCCGCGGACGGCCCCTGCTGGCGCAACGACTGGCGCGCAACTCAGCGGTAATATCGCTCAGCCCTCAGCAGCGACGCTCCTGCCTGCGCCGCAACCTGAGCCAGTGCGTTCGTATGTGATCGTCAATACCAGTTATCTGAATATCCGTAGCGGTCCGGGAGCGAACTACACGGTGGTGGCCACGGTTCCCGGCGGCACAGAGCTGGATATCACCGCGTCAACGCCTGATAGGATCTGGTTCCAGGTGCGGGGCGCTTTTGGCACCGGCTGGGTAAATTCTGAGTTCGTGATCTTCCGCGGCGTCTTTGCCAATGTGCCTATTCTGCGGTATGCGGAAGTGGCCGGGGAAACGACCGGGGCGGAAGTAATTGTGTCCTCCCCTGTGAACGTGTATATGGGCCGAGGGGTTGACTCAGGGGTGCTGGGGATAGCGCCCCTTGGGCTGACACTGCCGGTAATCGGGCGCACACTTGATGGTAGCTGGCTTCAGGTTCAGACGGCGCTGGGGCCGGGCTGGGTGCTGGCTTCAACCGTCACGGTGCGGGGCAATATCGGGCAGGTGCCGATAGTGTCCTGA
- the fabG gene encoding 3-oxoacyl-[acyl-carrier-protein] reductase — protein MSQLADRVAVVTGASRGIGRGIALELARRGATVVVNYVSSAAAAEAVVEEIRQAGGKAMAVQADVSSFEQASQLIQTAVDTYGRVDILVNNAGTTRDALIMRMKEEDWDTVINTNLKSAWNCCKAVVRPMMKQRYGRIINITSVSGIAGNEGQSNYSASKAGLIGLTKSLARELASRTITVNAVAPGFVATDLTANLPANIAERLNEHIPLGRWGTVEDVAYAVAFLASDEASYVTGHVLSVDGGLVMG, from the coding sequence ATGTCTCAACTTGCTGATCGTGTGGCTGTTGTCACAGGCGCCAGTCGCGGAATCGGGCGGGGCATCGCCCTGGAACTGGCCCGTCGTGGGGCAACTGTAGTTGTCAATTACGTGAGTTCAGCTGCCGCTGCTGAGGCGGTGGTGGAGGAGATCCGGCAGGCAGGTGGTAAGGCAATGGCTGTTCAGGCCGATGTCAGCAGTTTTGAGCAGGCCAGCCAGCTGATCCAGACGGCGGTAGATACCTATGGACGCGTGGATATTCTGGTTAACAACGCTGGTACTACCCGCGATGCCCTGATCATGCGGATGAAGGAAGAGGACTGGGACACGGTCATCAACACCAATCTCAAAAGCGCCTGGAATTGTTGCAAGGCCGTAGTGCGACCGATGATGAAGCAGCGGTATGGGCGCATCATCAACATCACCAGCGTGAGTGGAATTGCTGGCAACGAAGGGCAGAGCAATTACAGCGCCAGCAAGGCCGGCCTGATTGGCCTGACGAAATCGTTGGCGCGGGAATTGGCCTCACGTACAATTACAGTGAATGCTGTAGCGCCCGGTTTTGTGGCAACAGACCTGACCGCGAACCTGCCGGCCAATATCGCTGAGCGCCTGAATGAGCACATTCCGCTGGGCCGGTGGGGTACCGTCGAGGATGTGGCGTACGCGGTGGCCTTTCTGGCGTCAGACGAGGCTAGCTACGTGACCGGGCACGTTCTTTCGGTTGATGGTGGACTGGTGATGGGTTAG
- a CDS encoding Asp23/Gls24 family envelope stress response protein, with amino-acid sequence MIAPRNPNDRVTVAPEVLLTIARLSTLRVEGVARMSMIPGGVDRLWKRTPTAEGVQILVDGHSVTVDLFIVTRADTNMYEVSHAVQREVARAIRQIVGMEVRAVNVHIDDVVFEPRTEEQ; translated from the coding sequence ATGATTGCTCCCCGTAACCCAAACGATCGCGTCACTGTCGCGCCGGAAGTCCTGTTGACGATCGCCCGGCTTTCTACCCTGCGGGTTGAGGGTGTGGCCCGGATGAGTATGATTCCGGGTGGTGTGGATAGGCTGTGGAAGCGCACGCCAACCGCTGAGGGTGTGCAGATTCTGGTAGATGGGCACAGCGTAACGGTTGATCTGTTTATCGTGACTCGCGCTGACACTAATATGTATGAGGTAAGCCACGCCGTTCAGCGCGAGGTGGCGCGTGCAATCCGCCAGATCGTTGGTATGGAAGTCCGCGCGGTTAACGTCCATATTGATGATGTGGTATTCGAGCCGCGGACTGAGGAGCAATAA
- the nusB gene encoding transcription antitermination factor NusB, whose product MPGARHQARQLALQALYELDCTTHSVPEVLAQRLEQEELADELRPFVYQLVNGVLAHKEKLDHLIQRHAPEWPVEQLAIIDRNILRLSIFEIAVSHTAPLRVVINEAVELAKDYGSDTSARFVNGVLGSLVADQAALEALFPGYRVDTEQ is encoded by the coding sequence ATGCCCGGTGCGCGTCATCAAGCGCGGCAGCTTGCCCTGCAGGCACTTTACGAACTGGATTGCACGACTCATTCGGTTCCAGAGGTGTTGGCCCAGCGTCTGGAGCAGGAAGAACTTGCGGATGAGTTGCGCCCGTTTGTGTACCAGCTGGTCAATGGCGTTCTGGCCCACAAGGAGAAGCTCGATCATTTGATCCAGCGGCATGCTCCAGAATGGCCGGTGGAGCAACTGGCGATCATTGACCGTAACATTCTGAGACTTTCTATCTTCGAGATTGCCGTTTCCCATACCGCGCCGCTGCGTGTCGTGATTAACGAGGCAGTCGAACTGGCCAAAGATTATGGTTCCGATACTTCGGCGCGTTTCGTAAACGGCGTACTGGGCAGTCTGGTAGCTGATCAAGCAGCGCTGGAGGCCCTGTTTCCTGGTTACAGGGTGGACACAGAGCAATGA
- the tatC gene encoding twin-arginine translocase subunit TatC: MDTQLKPAERARSGQPKTAPASPPEQDDTPEAYVMGFFDHLAELRNRLIKAFLGLAVTTGVSLLFAGRILEYLISPVGREDFLLQTLGPTEGVVIYFRVALLAGGILSIPWITWQLWMFIAPGLTRKERRYVLLSLPATTLLFLVGVLFAWFLLMPAALNFLQNFQSDIFKADWTADQYVAFVTSLLFWIGVSFEMPLIFFILARLGLVSPRALRQNWRLAVVGASMAAAMITPTIDPFNMMLVMGPLLALYALSVLLSTIAYRQSGMAD, from the coding sequence ATGGACACGCAGTTGAAACCGGCTGAACGCGCCAGATCAGGCCAGCCCAAAACCGCGCCGGCCAGTCCACCAGAGCAGGATGATACCCCGGAAGCCTATGTTATGGGCTTCTTTGATCATCTGGCGGAGCTGCGCAACCGGCTCATCAAAGCCTTCCTGGGGCTGGCGGTCACCACAGGGGTGTCACTGCTCTTTGCCGGTCGTATTCTCGAATACCTGATTTCTCCCGTGGGGCGTGAGGACTTCCTGCTCCAAACGCTTGGGCCTACCGAGGGCGTGGTTATCTACTTCCGGGTGGCGCTGCTGGCGGGAGGAATCCTGAGCATCCCATGGATTACCTGGCAACTGTGGATGTTCATCGCTCCTGGCCTGACGCGCAAGGAGCGACGATACGTCCTGCTATCGCTGCCGGCGACTACGCTGCTGTTCCTGGTCGGGGTGTTGTTCGCGTGGTTTCTGTTGATGCCGGCGGCGCTGAACTTTCTGCAGAACTTTCAGAGCGACATTTTCAAGGCTGATTGGACTGCTGACCAGTACGTAGCATTTGTGACCTCGCTGCTATTCTGGATCGGTGTGAGTTTTGAGATGCCGCTTATCTTCTTCATCCTGGCGCGGCTGGGGCTGGTCAGCCCGCGTGCGCTGCGGCAGAACTGGCGGCTGGCGGTTGTTGGGGCGTCGATGGCGGCGGCGATGATCACGCCGACTATTGACCCGTTCAACATGATGTTGGTGATGGGACCGTTGCTGGCGCTGTACGCGCTGAGTGTCCTGTTGAGCACGATCGCCTACCGGCAGAGTGGCATGGCTGACTGA